One part of the Anopheles merus strain MAF chromosome 3L, AmerM5.1, whole genome shotgun sequence genome encodes these proteins:
- the LOC121599010 gene encoding ryncolin-4-like produces the protein MEPYKVSVYFVLLFSFVTIVHGVKENNGEKALSGFWYEVLETRLDFLQYKLNEMELTRKEDQEKLDMKLFHHSLVLERLLFIINKLNQTIEDFTSKQDQALIQRNLGLYIPSILYRSCKEEPTKRSGKYAIQPNGNDVPYVGYCDQTTFGGGWLVFQYRFDGSVDFWRNWTEYRDGFGSMDEEFWLGNALKSHRDMKFSTKDRRNDIHPIDDCANLYKGAWWYNECMQSHLNGLYLNRNSATSIGWYYYKNSWEGYAYSRMSIREV, from the exons ATGGAGCCATATAAAGTGTCCGTATATTTTGTGCTGCTATTTTCATTCGTTACAATTGTTCACGGTGTCAAGGAAAACAATGGAGAAAAGGCTTTGTCCGGGTTTTGGTACGAAGTGTTGGAAACCAGGCTCGACTTCTTGCAGTACAAGCTGAACGAGATGGAGCTTACTAGGAAGGAAGATCAAGAGAAGCTAGATATGAAACTATTTCACCACAGCCTCGTATTGGAAAGATTACTgtttattataaataaattgaacCAAACCATCGAAGATTTTACATCGAAGCAAGATCAAGCATTGATTCAGCGGAATCTGGGCTTGTACATTCCGAGCATATTGTATCGATCGTGCAAGGAGGAACCAACGAAGCGATCTGGCAAGTATGCAATACAACCTAACGGAAACGATGTACCATACGTAGGGTATTGTGACCAGACTACATTCGGAGGAGGATGGCTTGTGTTCCAGTATCGTTTTGATGGATCGGTGGACTTTTGGCGCAACTGGACTGAGTATCGCGATGGGTTTGGAAGCATGGATGAAGAGTTCTGGCTCGGGA ATGCATTGAAATCTCATAGAGACATGAAGTTCTCCACCAAGGATCGGAGAAATGATATTCACCCAATTGATGACTGTGCTAACTTATACAAAGGAGCATGGTGGTATAACGAATGTATGCAATCACATCTGAATGGACTGTATTTGAATCGAAACAGTGCAACATCTATTGGTTGGTACTACTACAAAAATTCATGGGAAGGTTATGCATACTCAAGAATGTCGATTCGTGAAGTTTAA